From one Flavobacterium sp. N502536 genomic stretch:
- a CDS encoding SusD/RagB family nutrient-binding outer membrane lipoprotein yields MLKKLAYITLFAVSLTSCGDTLDDLNKNPNATETPLAPYLLTGTLKQGADLYWGSDNNFNASLLFVQHWAKVQYTEPDRYDVSNTSFTTLWNTGYATLITDLNTILKFPDQQANPNYKGIALTLRSWTFLLLTDAYGSIPYKEAGLKVTPAYNTQKEVYTGLLEDLKQAQSLLNPASGSVTGDLAYKGDITKWKKLVNSLRLRIALRISDKEPALAKQAAIEATSDAAGVIGNNNETFKFTFTSSPQQNPASAWFETRDDFRISKTLVDKLNELSDPRLPVYAQLPTDQTVGKYVGGANGLSNSDANSQGFAKTSKPGTYFLTSSSPAVIVSYSEVLFNLSEAVARGYIGGDAEQLYKNAITASFNQFGITDATTINKYLNQATVKYDATNYAKSIGTQKWIAFYGQGLDAFVEWRRLDYPVLKAGPATVLNGQIPSRFFYPGTEQSLNGTSYQAAVSAQGKDLLTTKLWFDAN; encoded by the coding sequence ATGCTAAAAAAATTAGCCTATATAACTCTATTTGCGGTGTCGCTTACTTCTTGTGGGGATACGCTGGATGATCTTAATAAAAATCCAAATGCAACCGAAACACCACTGGCACCTTATCTGTTAACCGGAACACTAAAACAGGGAGCCGATTTGTATTGGGGATCTGATAATAACTTTAATGCCTCTTTATTATTTGTCCAGCATTGGGCTAAGGTTCAGTACACAGAGCCGGACAGGTACGATGTATCAAACACCTCTTTCACTACTTTGTGGAATACAGGTTACGCCACCTTAATTACAGATTTGAACACCATTCTGAAATTTCCGGATCAGCAGGCCAACCCAAACTATAAAGGAATTGCACTAACATTGCGCTCGTGGACATTTTTATTGTTAACAGATGCCTACGGAAGCATTCCGTACAAAGAAGCAGGCTTAAAAGTAACACCGGCCTACAATACGCAAAAAGAAGTGTATACAGGATTACTGGAAGATTTAAAACAGGCACAGTCTTTATTAAATCCGGCAAGTGGAAGCGTAACGGGAGACTTGGCGTATAAAGGAGATATCACAAAATGGAAGAAGCTTGTAAATTCACTTCGTTTGCGTATCGCATTGAGAATCTCAGATAAAGAGCCTGCATTGGCCAAACAAGCAGCGATTGAAGCAACAAGCGATGCTGCGGGAGTCATTGGCAACAATAACGAAACCTTTAAGTTTACTTTTACCAGTTCACCTCAGCAAAATCCTGCTTCGGCCTGGTTTGAAACCCGTGATGATTTTCGTATTTCGAAAACTTTGGTAGACAAGTTAAACGAATTATCCGATCCGCGTTTGCCGGTTTATGCTCAGCTGCCTACAGATCAAACTGTTGGTAAGTATGTGGGTGGTGCAAACGGATTATCAAACAGTGATGCGAATAGTCAAGGTTTTGCTAAGACCTCAAAACCGGGAACTTACTTCCTGACTTCATCGTCACCGGCTGTAATTGTTTCCTATTCTGAAGTACTGTTTAACCTTTCTGAAGCGGTAGCACGTGGTTATATTGGCGGAGATGCTGAGCAATTGTACAAAAATGCAATTACTGCTTCGTTCAATCAATTTGGAATCACAGATGCAACAACAATCAATAAATATCTGAATCAGGCTACTGTAAAATATGATGCGACTAATTATGCCAAATCGATAGGTACACAAAAATGGATTGCATTCTACGGACAAGGTCTTGATGCTTTTGTGGAATGGAGAAGACTTGATTATCCGGTACTAAAAGCTGGTCCGGCTACGGTTTTGAACGGACAGATTCCTTCGCGTTTCTTTTATCCGGGAACAGAGCAGTCATTGAACGGAACGAGCTACCAAGCCGCAGTATCCGCTCAGGGAAAAGATTTGCTGACTACAAAACTATGGTTTGACGCCAATTAA
- a CDS encoding SusC/RagA family TonB-linked outer membrane protein: MKKKINRYIALCILLISTGIKAQETKPLIQSKLEGTVIDAATKEPIIGASVNIKGTTHGVVTDFDGRFHFQTGQKLPYTLIVSYLGYKKAEVVASENSVTVGLTQEQNALSEVVVTALGITKEKKSLGYTTQALKGKEVSDTKETNFLNSLSGKLAGVRITNSQGDMGSSRIVIRGETSISGNNQPLFVVDGVPVDNSQLGSTGGTTRDFKNAIADLNPQDIESLSVLKGPNAAALYGSRAAHGVVLITTKSGKSQKGLGISVNSGITISQVATLPKFQNSFGQGSNGKFSFVDGKGGGINDGVDESWGPKLDGRLIPQFYSNGVAVPFVAHPNNVKDFFNTGVTYDNSVSIAKSDEKSDFRLGINNQKQLGTVPNSEVNKTNFTVNTNYQISKNIKVGVTANYIVTDAPALPGGPQGNRAAGVMLQFLWFGRQVDIDELQKNRDVNWNNSYYSNPYWNAYYNTTSQQRNRIIGDIHLDAKIIEGLNFKFRTGVDYYNDRRKYTIKYGTNGTPFGSYAEDAYTVNERNTEGIFTYTKKVNDDFSVDALAGFNIRNHSDANNYQKAPRLAVPDLYTLTNSRDPLTSSNSISRLRVYSAYASAQFGYRNYAYLNVTARNDWSSTLPSSNRSYFYPSFNGSFVVSDAFNLKSNTLDFLKLRGGWSEVGNDADPYQLSTVYDFQTAFDGNPIQTSAKKKLNENLKPETTRSTELGIESSFWKNRLHLDVAYYNTNSFDQILEIKTTASSGYNSQLINAGKVNNRGIEVQLDGTPVQTEDFKWNVGVNYSKNISEVKILDYDKQIQNYTIGSSGGVDVLASVGQAYGALYGTAYQRDANGNIVVGANGLPKADPQKKVLGHYTPDYLAGVTNTLTYKNLEFSFLIDASVGGDIYSGTNRTGTYTGVLAETLAGRDAANGGLNYYYPNNNSANPKTLLTGGTAPNGATVYDDGVIFNGVYADGTPNSQVISAQEFHKASYNINEAYIYSSTFVKLREVKLAYNFNKKFVRKLGLEGASITAVGRNLLFIYKDAPNIDPETAFTTGNAQGLESLALPTTRNFSLNVNLKF, from the coding sequence ATGAAAAAAAAAATAAATAGATATATAGCATTATGTATTTTGTTGATTTCCACTGGAATTAAAGCACAGGAAACCAAACCGCTTATCCAGTCCAAACTTGAAGGAACAGTAATCGATGCTGCGACAAAGGAACCTATTATTGGTGCTTCGGTGAACATTAAAGGGACTACTCATGGGGTGGTAACTGATTTTGATGGAAGATTTCATTTCCAAACCGGGCAAAAACTTCCTTATACTTTAATCGTAAGCTATTTGGGGTATAAAAAAGCAGAAGTTGTAGCCAGTGAAAATTCGGTTACCGTTGGCCTTACACAGGAACAAAACGCACTGTCGGAAGTAGTAGTTACCGCATTAGGTATTACGAAAGAGAAAAAATCGTTAGGATACACTACGCAGGCGCTTAAAGGAAAAGAAGTGTCGGATACAAAAGAAACCAACTTTTTAAACAGCCTTAGTGGTAAATTGGCGGGTGTTCGTATTACCAATTCACAGGGAGATATGGGATCTTCACGTATTGTTATTCGTGGTGAAACTTCTATATCCGGAAACAATCAGCCGTTGTTTGTGGTCGATGGAGTTCCGGTAGACAACTCACAGTTGGGTAGCACTGGAGGAACCACCCGCGATTTTAAAAATGCGATTGCCGATTTAAACCCGCAGGATATTGAGTCATTAAGTGTACTGAAAGGACCTAACGCGGCAGCTCTTTACGGATCTCGTGCGGCACATGGGGTAGTTTTGATTACAACAAAATCAGGAAAAAGTCAAAAAGGATTGGGGATTAGCGTCAATTCAGGAATTACCATCTCTCAGGTGGCGACTTTGCCTAAATTTCAAAATTCATTTGGGCAAGGATCAAACGGAAAGTTCAGCTTTGTAGACGGTAAAGGGGGCGGTATCAATGACGGAGTGGATGAAAGCTGGGGACCTAAACTGGACGGCAGACTTATCCCTCAATTTTACTCCAATGGTGTTGCTGTACCTTTCGTAGCACATCCGAATAATGTAAAGGACTTTTTTAATACCGGTGTTACTTATGACAATAGCGTTTCTATCGCGAAATCAGATGAAAAATCAGATTTTCGTTTGGGAATAAACAATCAAAAACAACTGGGAACAGTACCTAACAGTGAAGTAAACAAAACGAACTTTACGGTTAATACCAATTACCAAATCTCTAAAAATATAAAAGTAGGGGTTACGGCCAACTATATTGTGACCGATGCTCCGGCTTTACCGGGCGGTCCTCAGGGTAACCGTGCTGCTGGTGTAATGCTTCAGTTTCTTTGGTTCGGACGTCAGGTAGACATCGACGAACTTCAGAAGAACAGAGACGTGAACTGGAACAACAGTTATTACAGCAATCCGTACTGGAACGCGTATTACAACACCACCAGCCAACAGCGTAATCGTATTATTGGAGACATTCATTTGGATGCCAAAATTATCGAGGGCCTTAATTTCAAATTCCGTACCGGAGTTGATTATTACAACGATCGCAGAAAGTACACGATTAAATACGGTACAAACGGAACGCCTTTCGGATCGTATGCAGAAGATGCTTACACCGTAAACGAAAGAAACACGGAGGGGATTTTTACTTATACTAAAAAAGTAAACGACGATTTTAGTGTGGATGCCCTTGCCGGATTCAATATTCGTAACCACAGTGATGCCAACAATTATCAAAAAGCACCACGTTTGGCTGTACCGGACTTGTATACCCTGACGAATTCGAGAGACCCGTTGACTTCGTCAAACTCAATTTCGAGATTAAGAGTATACAGTGCTTATGCGTCGGCACAATTTGGGTATAGAAATTATGCTTATCTGAACGTAACTGCCCGTAACGACTGGTCGTCTACATTGCCAAGCAGCAACCGTTCTTATTTTTATCCTTCCTTTAACGGTAGTTTTGTAGTTTCTGACGCCTTTAATCTGAAAAGCAATACACTTGATTTCTTAAAACTTCGTGGAGGCTGGTCGGAAGTAGGTAACGATGCAGATCCTTACCAACTGTCTACTGTTTACGATTTTCAAACTGCCTTTGACGGAAACCCGATTCAAACTTCGGCTAAGAAAAAACTGAATGAGAACCTGAAACCTGAAACTACGCGTTCTACGGAATTAGGTATAGAATCTTCTTTCTGGAAAAACAGACTGCATTTGGATGTGGCGTATTACAACACCAATAGTTTTGATCAGATCTTAGAAATAAAAACCACAGCTTCGAGCGGTTACAATTCGCAATTGATCAACGCAGGTAAAGTGAACAACCGCGGTATCGAAGTTCAGTTGGACGGAACTCCTGTTCAAACGGAGGACTTCAAATGGAATGTAGGCGTAAATTACTCGAAGAATATAAGCGAAGTAAAGATTTTGGACTACGACAAACAGATTCAAAACTATACCATTGGTTCTTCAGGAGGTGTTGATGTATTGGCTTCAGTAGGGCAGGCTTACGGTGCTCTTTATGGCACAGCGTATCAGCGTGATGCCAACGGAAATATAGTAGTAGGTGCTAACGGATTGCCTAAGGCCGATCCGCAAAAGAAAGTATTAGGACATTATACTCCGGATTATTTAGCGGGTGTAACCAATACATTGACGTATAAAAATCTTGAATTTTCATTCCTTATTGACGCCAGTGTTGGGGGTGACATTTATTCGGGAACCAACAGAACAGGTACTTATACCGGTGTACTGGCGGAGACATTAGCAGGCCGTGATGCCGCAAATGGAGGTTTAAATTACTATTATCCAAATAACAACTCGGCCAATCCGAAAACATTGTTAACAGGTGGCACAGCTCCAAATGGAGCAACGGTATATGATGATGGTGTTATTTTTAACGGAGTGTATGCTGACGGAACCCCAAACTCTCAGGTGATTAGTGCACAGGAGTTTCACAAAGCATCTTACAACATTAACGAAGCCTACATTTACAGTTCGACTTTTGTAAAACTAAGAGAGGTAAAACTGGCTTACAATTTCAATAAGAAATTTGTTAGAAAACTTGGATTAGAAGGAGCAAGTATTACAGCTGTAGGCCGTAACCTGTTATTTATCTATAAAGATGCACCAAATATTGATCCTGAAACGGCTTTCACTACCGGAAATGCTCAGGGATTGGAGAGCTTAGCTTTGCCAACGACTAGAAATTTCAGTCTGAATGTTAATCTTAAATTTTAA